DNA sequence from the Methanosarcinales archaeon genome:
TATCATGGTGCTCAGCGGTTATAAAGTGTTCCGGAACTAAATTGCTGAGACACTACCTCAAATCCTTCATCAAAAAACAATAGTACCTGAGCACGCCTTTTTAACACCCTAATCCTTTCTTCTATAATATCCTGCCCAACACCAATCTTCCTGTCCACCACAAGTCTAAAATATAACATCCCAATATGAACTTACTATGAAGATCATCTCCATTACAGGCTATAAAAAATCAGGCAAGACAACTCTTGTGGAACGCCTTGTTGAAGTACTGGAAAAACGCGGGGCTGTGGGCACTGTGAAACACCTGCATGATTATGAACTAAATTCAGATAATACAGATACTAGAAGGCATGTCGATGCAGGTGCATCAATAGTGATAGGGGTGACACCATCAGGTTCTGCTAAATATACTTCTTCAACCAGTCTTGATAATGCTCTGGGTGAACTTGCAAACAGCGGTATGGATTATGCTTTGGTTGAAGGTTTTAAGGATAGCTCTCTCCCTAAGATCGTGATAGGTGACCTGGAGGTTATTAATACCCTGATCAAGTTCAAGGATCATGACGACCTGACTGAAGATGATATTATAAATATCATTGATATTATTGAATCCCAACCAGATTATCAAACCCTTGATTCCCTTATCTTTAAAGTAAAACAGAATCCCCTAATATATAAAGCAGGAGCCATAGGAAGTTTCACAGGCATTGTCAGGCAAAAGACAGAGGATGTGGAAACTAAAGGACTGGATTTTGAATCATACGAAGGTGCAGCATTTGACAGGATCAAAAAGATAGAACAGGACCTGATTGCGATAGATGGAATAATTGATGTAATTATACATCACAAGACAGGTTGGATCGAACCAGGTGAAGATATAGTATATATCGTGGTTGCGGCTTCCCACAGGCAACAGCTATTCCCTGCACTTTCTGATGCTATAGAACGTGTGAAGGCTGAGGTGCCCATATGGAAAAAGGAACACACGACTACAGGTGAATTCTGGGTGGATGATCATCCGTAAAAAGGTTTATTCAGTCCTAATCCCATTTTAGAGGCGTGATAGAACAATGACATTATTTGGCACCAATGGTGTGAGGGGAATTGTTAATGTGGATATGACACCTGAATTAGCAATGAACCTGGGAAAGAGTCTGGGTACATATATGCGTCTGCATAATATTGGTACAAAAGTTGCCATTGGAAGAGATACCCGCATTTCAGGTCATATGTTAAAAGGTGCAGCCATTGCAGGAATATTATCTACCGGGCTGGAAGTAGTAGATGTGGGAGTATTACCCACACCAAACCTGCAATATTATATACGCGATAAAACTGATGCCGGAGTTATGATTACTGCCTCCCATAATCCCAGGGAATATAACGGGTTAAAGATCATAGCAGGAGATGGAACTGAGTTCTCACGGGAAGGAGAGGCCGAAGTTGAAAAGATATACTATTCAGGAGATTTTCATAAAGCTAAGTGGAATGAGACGGGCGGATTTTTAAGGGATTCCACAGCTATTCCAGCATATATTAATGGAATTATTTCAAAAATTAATGTTGATATCATCCGTTCGGCTGCTCTTACTGTGGTAGTAGACCCTGGGTGTGGGGCAGGCTGCATGGTAACCCCATTCCTGTTAAGTAAACTGGGCTGTAAAGTTATTAGCCTCAATGCCCAGCCAGATGGTACATTTCCAGGTCGGGCCCCGGAACCCACGCGAGATGAATTGACTAATCTTTTTAGCATGGTTAAAGCTGCGGGAGCAGATATCGGGATCGCTCATGACGGAGATGCGGACAGGGTAGCTTTTGTTGATGAAACCGGGGAGTTCCTTGATGAAGAGGATCTTCTTGCAATGATTGCCAGCCATGTTCTGGATAAAAAAACAGGTAAAATAGTAACTCCTGTCAGTTCGTCATTAAAGATAAAAGATGTAACCGAATCAAAAGGCTCGGAATTGATCTGGACACGGGTTGGTAGTATAGATGTTGCACGGAAGATGATAGAAACCGGGGCTGTTTTCGGTGGCGAGGGAAATGGTGGGTTGATATTCCCGGAATTCCAATACTGCAGGGACGGTGCAATGACCGCAGCCAGGATGCTGGAGCTTTTGGCTGAAGGAAATAAACTCTCAGAATTAAAGAAAAAAATCCCGGTTTATCACAATTTCAAGGTAAAGATAAAAGTTGCGAATCCTGTAGAAGTGGTGAACAAAGTGGGGAAGGCCGTAGAAGGTCAGGATATTGACAATACTGACGGCATTAAGATTTGGTATCCGGACGGTTGGATACTCATTAGACCCAGTGGAACTGAACCTTTGGTCAGGATATTTGCTGAATCAAAATCATTGAATTGTGCCCGAGAATTGTTGGATTTTGGGTCAAATCTGGTAAATGATTGCAATGCGAATTGAAAAATAGGGGATACGATATGGATGTAGTAGCCAAATATTATGTTGAGACTGACATGCCCATAAAAGAAGCTGCTGGCGCAATAGCAGCCGAGCAATCGACCGGTACATGGACTGAAGTCAGTACGTTAAAAGAAGGGGATCCGGCACACCTTCTTGATGCCCGGGTATTGAAAGCAGAAGGCAATAATGTGGAGATAGAATATCCGGTTGAACTATTCGAACCAGGTAATATACCCCAGTATCTTTCTGTGATCGCAGGCAATCTATTCGGGCTGGGGGCTCTTAAGAATGTCAGGCTGCAGGATGTGAAATACCCTGAAAAGTTGGTTAGAGCACACAGCGGACCCAGGTATGGTATCAAGGAAGCAAGGCAGATACTGGGTATTCATGACAGGCCATTGGTGGGTACTATAATAAAGCCCAAAGTTGGTCTTAATCCTGCACAGACAGCTCAGGTCGCATATGAAGCTGCATTGGGCGGACTTGATCTGATAAAAGATGACGAGACACTGACCGATCAAAGTTTCTGCCCCATAGAGGAACGCCTGGTCATGGTTATGAACAAACTGGACATGGCCGAAGCTGAAACTGGCCAGAAGGTATTTTACGCTGTAAATGTGACAATTGGGGCAGCACATATCGTGGAGAGGGCTGAACAAATGAAGGAGTTGGGAGCAAACATGGTCATGGTGGATGTGCTGACCGCAGGATTTGACGCTTTGCAGGAACTTGCAGCCAATATCGATCTTCCCATTCATGTACACAGGACAATGCATGGAGCAATTACCAGAAACCGACGTCATGGCATCTCAATGCTGGCCATATCAAAGCTTGTCAGGATGGCGGGAGGGACAAACCTTCATACAGGGAGCTATAAAGGAAAGATGGATAGCGATATTACTGAGAACGATCAGAACCGGGATGCCCTTAAGAACGAGTGGTTCGGGCTCAAGAGTGTATTCCCTGTGGCATCAGGAGGTCTTAGTCCTTTGAACGTCGCCCCAAATGTAGTGGGCTATGGTGTGGACTGTATTGTGCAGGCGGGCGGAGGAGTCCACGGACATCCGGGCGGCACAGTTGGCGGTGCAAAAGCTATGCGCCAGGCAGTTGATGCAGCTATGGAAGGTGTATCTATTAAAGAATATTCCCGGAATCATGCAGAACTTAAACAAGCCATAGAAAAGTGGGGCTGATACCCGAATCCTTAAATAATATTTTGTGCTACAATCTATAATCCAGCAGTTTCGAGGTGATACATTGACAGATGGATGTCCACATATTTCAGGAGTCCGGTGCAAACTTGACCCAAAATTCTATAAACCAAAACCAGATGAACTAGAAACATTCTGCACCAAGGATGACAATTTTATGAATTGCCCTGTTTACGAAAAATTTGCCAACATAGAAGGGTGCGCCTGCAGTTAATTATCTCTAACCATGGCAGGAATAGGCTTTGCCCGGGCACTGGGTGCCGGAACAATAATCAATGCAATTGCAACATGGAAAGGTGCAGCTTTTGGGATTGACCTTAAGACCAGCGCTGAAGTTAGATTGAATGAATCTGATATGGTAAGAGGGACAATCAAAGAAGGCGGAAATCCAGAACTTATTGAGAGATGCGTCCTGCTTGTATTTGAGAGGTTCAATCATACAGGCGGGGCAGAAATCGTGACAACAAGTAAAGTTCCTATTGCATCAGGTCTTAAAAGCAGTAGCGCTGCAGCCAATGCTACAGTCCTGGCTGCTTTGGATGCTCTGGGTGAAAGTATGGAACCGCTGGATGCTGCCAGGTTGGGTGTACACGCAGCTCTGGATGCGGGTGTAACCATAACAGGTGCTTTTGATGATGCTGCTGCTTCAATGTTGGGTGGGGTAGTGATCACAGATAACATGTCCAATACCCTGATCTTAAGGGACCAGATGGAATCTGAAGTGATCATTTACGCTCCTGATAAAAAAGCATTTAGCTCAAAGACCGATGTTGGACGGTCCCGATTGATCGGGCCATGGATTAATGTAGCCCATGAACTAACACAACTGGGTGAATATGAAAAAGCTATGACACTCAATGGTTTTCTATATTGCAGTGCACTGGGCTTTAGTGTTGAACCCATGATTATGGCATTAGAGGTGGGAATCACCGGTGTCAGCTTATCAGGGACAGGGCCAGCTTACACTGCTCTGACTAATGGAGAAAAAGCAGATAAGTTGATAGATGTCTGGTCAACATTGGACGGTAAAGTAATTAGGACAAAAGTCAATAATATTGGTGCCAAAATCGGAAGGTAGTGATCAACTATGAAAAAACTCGTAAATGTAAGAAAAGAAATTGAAGCTATCGACCATGATATTATTAATTTGATAGCAAAACGAACCAATATGGCCAGGGACGTACTGGAAGCAAAAAAACATGAAGATAAACCCATTAATGATGAGGGACGGAATCATGAGGTATTGGAAAGAGTTTCCAATATTGCTACAGAATGTGGACTTGATGGCGGTGAAGTAAAGAATATATTCAAAATACTAATTAAAATGAGTATTGAACGACAGCATGAACTTAAAGGCGAAGGTAATCTTCCATAGAATATCATTATAAAAAAATGAAAAAATGAATGAACAAGAAAAAGTGGACTTGCTTATTTTATAAGGAATTTAATCAAGTCAATATCCAGTCTGGTTTCACGACCAAGTTTGTCAATAATCTCTGATTCTGACAATCCTTCACTTTTCATTGTTTTTACTTTCGTAAAAAATACTGGATTTATTTCATAGTATTCATTTATGTCTTTCCTATGACCCCATACATCTCCTTCCAAAAGACCTATATTCTGCATTTTAAGGAATATTTTAGTGGACTCTGAAATCGTTTTCATAAATGACCCGGCAACATGGATCGCTTTTAGGTCTGGACATTTATTTACTAGGATCATAATATCCTTGTTCGATGGCCTGAATGTAAGGTGTACCATTTCTTCTTTTTTATCCAGTGCATCTATTTCATCTTTGGAACTTACTACTCGAATTTTCATTTTATTCACAAAATCATAAAATTACTTGATATTACTTAAAACTTTTCACATTACAACAAATATAACATTTTTATTTGGTATCAAATATTACTTGAAATAATTACCATTTTTTATCAATTAAGAAATCTAACAAATATGAATGCCAGCACTATCATGTACAGCAATCCTGGATTTTTTTTTTATACCTAATTGTGAGTAATCTCTTATTAAGTTCCAATTGTCATAATTCTCCAGATTTATTAACACCTGAACTTCTTCCCGAATCTCCTCAACGAGCCTCTTCTTCAATAACATTGCCAGTTCTAATGCCTCGTTTCCATTTATCGATCCTCCAAATCCCTGGCAATCAGAAACCATCGGGTTGGGATCTCCATTTTCAAATACCAGATAAAAAGGATAAGTCCTGCAAATCCATGGTCGTTGATCATATATTTTGCAGGTATAATTATCATTTAAAAAAACACAATCTCCTGATTCATGTCTATTCAGTTCCCATTCAAAAGCATGTAATATTCCTATATCATCAATGAACAGGGGTATAGAAGGTTTACATATATCATTCCAATTTAATTTATTAGTTTTAATTATCTTCCTGACCTCACCTGGAAAAACAATAACTCTATTATCCCCTGAAAATGATCGACAACATTCTCCACAACTAATACATTCAAAGCCAATACTTTTCAATTGATCAGCAAGATCAGATTCAATGATTTCCTCTGCAACAGCGAGTTTTTTTTTCATCTCATTGATAGATTCATTTGTAATTATCACAATATTGATTTAGGGTTATTGTATATTAACAGCTTCCAGAAGGACAGTACAAAGCAAGGGGTTTATCTACTCTTTTTTGCAGCCAGCTTAATTGCTTCTATCAGGCTATCCCTTGGCATTATTGCAGTTACAGGGATAGTCAGTACTTTTTCCACGGTAGGGCTGACAATGGGTGCACAAACAAGTGCTTTTGCTCCATCCTTTTCCGCTTTTATAGCTGCAACAATAGCTTCTTCCATGGAAGTAGCAGAATATTCCCTGATCGTAACTAATTTATCATCCATAAGCATCTTTTTCTCAATAATAGTATCAAGTACCGGCCTGGCTGCTATTACCGCAATAAATTCACCGTGCTCGTCTCCTTCGATCATTTTTATTGTTTTTACGATCTCCCGTACTGTCTTCATATTGGGGTCCCGATGTCCGGAAAGGATCTTATATAATGTACTTAGAGGAATGCCGGACTTTTCGCTAAATTCTGTTGCTGTCATTCTTAATTCCTCTTTTATCACTCTGGACAGGATTTCCTGGAATACTTCATCAGATTCAAAGGCTGCTCTCATAACTTTTTCAGCAGATTTCATGTAATCACCATATTTCATTATAATAAAATTGTCACAATAGTATAATTCAATCTACCATTTAATACTTTCTGGATAAAATATCCTCTTAATTGGAAATGATTATATATTCATATCTGAGTTTTCTTAATTTAAACACGTTAATAAATATGCGTTTAAGGGAACTGAGGCATAATATTATGAACAAATATATTAAAATTTTAGCTGTTTTGATTATATTAGGAATGTTGCTGGTTTCAGGATGTACAGGTCCTTCCAAAGAAGAGAAAACAGTAGAAGAGTTGAAAGAAATAAGGTTTGGATACCAGCCAAGTACGCATCAGTTAGCTTATATGACTGCCGATGCCAAAGGTTGGTGGCTGGAAGACCTGGAGCAATATGGTGTAACATCTACAACTGAATATCTTTTTTCTACAGGAGCTCCTGAAATGACGGCCATGCTTGCCGGAGAGATCGATGTGGCTTATGTGGGTGCCACTCCCCCACTGTCTGCCATTGATCAAGGTTTAGATGCAAAGATCGTTGCCGGGGCCCAGGTCCAGGGTTCTGATCTTGTGCTGAGAACTGACATACCTTATGAATCACCACAGGACCTGAAGGGTTTGAAGATAGCCACCTTCCCGGCAGGAACACTGCAGGATACAGTGCTTAGAAAATGGCTAATGGACAATGATATTGATCCAAAGGAAGACCTTACCATAATACCGATGTCAGGTGCAGATGCAAAGACCGCCCTGGCTTCAAAAAATGTGGACGGCGTATTCCTCCCCCATCCCAATCCTACCGTGATAGAAGCAGAAGGTTATGGCATAGTTGTGGTGCAGTCTGGACAAATGTGGGCCCAGCATGCATGTTGTCTCGTACTGGTATCTGGAGATCTCATTCGAAACCATCCAGATCTGGTTGAACAGATCGTCAGGACCCATATCAGGGCAACCCAGTATAATAGAAACAATCCGGAAGAAGCAGCTCAAATATTTTCAGATGATATCGGAGTTCCTTATAATATTTCCCTCAAATCAATTCAGGAATGGGACGGTTACTGGGTCAGCGACCCCAGTATTGAGCTGGAAACAACCCTGGAATATGCCAGCGTACAGCATGATCTGGGATATACAAAAAAGTTGTTAACACAGGATGATCTGTTCGATCTGAGTTTCTATAACAAAATCAAGGCTGAAATGGGTGAAGAGTAAAGCTCTTCATCCTTAAATTCCTTTTAGACTGCATGGATATCTACCCTATGTTCAGGAAACGGGTACTTGAAGTAACTTCTATAGCAGTGGCTGTGATCATATGGGAGATTATAGCAAGGATAATTAATAAAAAATACATCCTGCCAAGTTTCATTCAGGTAGTAGAAGCATTTATCAAATTAGTACAGGAAGGTGAGCTGTATCTGGATATCCTGACCAGTCTGAATTATTTTATAATTGGTATTGGAGTAGCAGCTCTTGTAGGGATACCTATTGGAATAATGATGGGTTGGTTCAAGAAAGTTAACAGGGCAGTTGATCCTCTTATTGAAATGGTACGTCCAATACCACCTCTTGCATGGATCCCATTTGCTATTTTGTGGTTCGGGCTTACAAAATATGCGGCAGGGTTTGTGATTTTTGTGGGAGCCGTGTTTCCAATATTGATTAACACATATATGGGATTTAAGAATACGCCCCGTGTACTTGTGGAATCGGGAAAGGTATTGGGATGTCTTAAAAACCATGATATTATTCTCAGGATCGCACTTCCTTCAGCTTTACCTCATATTGCAACAGGGGTCAGGGTCGGGATGGGTGTGGGCTGGATGTGTGTTGTGGCTGCTGAATTATTCGGGGTCAGTAGATATGGAATTGGCTGGAAGATCTGGCATTGGAATGACCTGCATCATATGGACCTGGTACTCACCTATATGTTGATCCTCGGTTTTATTGCACTTACAATTGACAGGGTGTTTAGGTTCATTGTTCAAAATTGGTGGCTCAAATGGCAGGAAGGAGTCATAGTCTAAACAGGTGATCAAGTGCTTTGTGTTAAAAATATTTGTAAAATATACGAGGCAGATGATGGATATGACGTTCAAGCACTGCAAAATATCAATATTGAAGTAAAGGATAAGGAATTTGTCTGTATTATTGGGCCTTCCGGATGTGGAAAAACCACTCTGTTGCGTATCATTGCCGGACTTGAAAAACCTGATAGCGGTGTAGTGACTTTGAAGAATGAGCCTATCCTGGCACCTGGACCTGACAGGGGTATGGTATTCCAGGAATACTCTTTGTTCCCATGGCGAACTGTACTTAAAAATATAACCTTTAGTTTGGAATTGAAGAAAATCCCGAAGGCTGAAAGGAATAAGATAGCCAATGAGTATTTGGAACTGGTGGGATTGGAAATGTTCGCTGACAGTTATCCACATGAACTTAGCGGTGGTATGAAACAGCGAGTGGCCATTGCCAGGGCGCTGGTTAATGACCCACAGGTTCTATTAATGGATGAACCCTTTGGAGCAGTGGATGCTCAAACCCGCAACAGTTTACAGCAAGAATTATTGAAGATCTGGGAGAAGGAACAAAAAACCATTATGTTCATAACCCACAGTGTTGATGAAGCTGTATTTCTGGCAGACCGGGTAATGGTATTTACAGCCCGCCCGGGAAAGATTAAAGAAATAATCGATATTGATCTGCCCAGACCCAGGGACCGTACCAGCCTGGAAGCAAATATTATCCGCGAGCGATTATTATCTTCATTAAGTAGCGAGATA
Encoded proteins:
- a CDS encoding DUF1699 family protein → MKIRVVSSKDEIDALDKKEEMVHLTFRPSNKDIMILVNKCPDLKAIHVAGSFMKTISESTKIFLKMQNIGLLEGDVWGHRKDINEYYEINPVFFTKVKTMKSEGLSESEIIDKLGRETRLDIDLIKFLIK
- a CDS encoding helix-turn-helix domain-containing protein, giving the protein MKSAEKVMRAAFESDEVFQEILSRVIKEELRMTATEFSEKSGIPLSTLYKILSGHRDPNMKTVREIVKTIKMIEGDEHGEFIAVIAARPVLDTIIEKKMLMDDKLVTIREYSATSMEEAIVAAIKAEKDGAKALVCAPIVSPTVEKVLTIPVTAIMPRDSLIEAIKLAAKKSR
- a CDS encoding chorismate mutase, whose product is MKKLVNVRKEIEAIDHDIINLIAKRTNMARDVLEAKKHEDKPINDEGRNHEVLERVSNIATECGLDGGEVKNIFKILIKMSIERQHELKGEGNLP
- a CDS encoding ABC transporter substrate-binding protein, which gives rise to MNKYIKILAVLIILGMLLVSGCTGPSKEEKTVEELKEIRFGYQPSTHQLAYMTADAKGWWLEDLEQYGVTSTTEYLFSTGAPEMTAMLAGEIDVAYVGATPPLSAIDQGLDAKIVAGAQVQGSDLVLRTDIPYESPQDLKGLKIATFPAGTLQDTVLRKWLMDNDIDPKEDLTIIPMSGADAKTALASKNVDGVFLPHPNPTVIEAEGYGIVVVQSGQMWAQHACCLVLVSGDLIRNHPDLVEQIVRTHIRATQYNRNNPEEAAQIFSDDIGVPYNISLKSIQEWDGYWVSDPSIELETTLEYASVQHDLGYTKKLLTQDDLFDLSFYNKIKAEMGEE
- a CDS encoding shikimate kinase — its product is MAGIGFARALGAGTIINAIATWKGAAFGIDLKTSAEVRLNESDMVRGTIKEGGNPELIERCVLLVFERFNHTGGAEIVTTSKVPIASGLKSSSAAANATVLAALDALGESMEPLDAARLGVHAALDAGVTITGAFDDAAASMLGGVVITDNMSNTLILRDQMESEVIIYAPDKKAFSSKTDVGRSRLIGPWINVAHELTQLGEYEKAMTLNGFLYCSALGFSVEPMIMALEVGITGVSLSGTGPAYTALTNGEKADKLIDVWSTLDGKVIRTKVNNIGAKIGR
- a CDS encoding ABC transporter ATP-binding protein; translation: MLCVKNICKIYEADDGYDVQALQNINIEVKDKEFVCIIGPSGCGKTTLLRIIAGLEKPDSGVVTLKNEPILAPGPDRGMVFQEYSLFPWRTVLKNITFSLELKKIPKAERNKIANEYLELVGLEMFADSYPHELSGGMKQRVAIARALVNDPQVLLMDEPFGAVDAQTRNSLQQELLKIWEKEQKTIMFITHSVDEAVFLADRVMVFTARPGKIKEIIDIDLPRPRDRTSLEANIIRERLLSSLSSEIAAID
- a CDS encoding ribulose 1,5-bisphosphate carboxylase, which gives rise to MDVVAKYYVETDMPIKEAAGAIAAEQSTGTWTEVSTLKEGDPAHLLDARVLKAEGNNVEIEYPVELFEPGNIPQYLSVIAGNLFGLGALKNVRLQDVKYPEKLVRAHSGPRYGIKEARQILGIHDRPLVGTIIKPKVGLNPAQTAQVAYEAALGGLDLIKDDETLTDQSFCPIEERLVMVMNKLDMAEAETGQKVFYAVNVTIGAAHIVERAEQMKELGANMVMVDVLTAGFDALQELAANIDLPIHVHRTMHGAITRNRRHGISMLAISKLVRMAGGTNLHTGSYKGKMDSDITENDQNRDALKNEWFGLKSVFPVASGGLSPLNVAPNVVGYGVDCIVQAGGGVHGHPGGTVGGAKAMRQAVDAAMEGVSIKEYSRNHAELKQAIEKWG
- the glmM gene encoding phosphoglucosamine mutase — its product is MTLFGTNGVRGIVNVDMTPELAMNLGKSLGTYMRLHNIGTKVAIGRDTRISGHMLKGAAIAGILSTGLEVVDVGVLPTPNLQYYIRDKTDAGVMITASHNPREYNGLKIIAGDGTEFSREGEAEVEKIYYSGDFHKAKWNETGGFLRDSTAIPAYINGIISKINVDIIRSAALTVVVDPGCGAGCMVTPFLLSKLGCKVISLNAQPDGTFPGRAPEPTRDELTNLFSMVKAAGADIGIAHDGDADRVAFVDETGEFLDEEDLLAMIASHVLDKKTGKIVTPVSSSLKIKDVTESKGSELIWTRVGSIDVARKMIETGAVFGGEGNGGLIFPEFQYCRDGAMTAARMLELLAEGNKLSELKKKIPVYHNFKVKIKVANPVEVVNKVGKAVEGQDIDNTDGIKIWYPDGWILIRPSGTEPLVRIFAESKSLNCARELLDFGSNLVNDCNAN
- a CDS encoding ABC transporter permease, whose protein sequence is MDIYPMFRKRVLEVTSIAVAVIIWEIIARIINKKYILPSFIQVVEAFIKLVQEGELYLDILTSLNYFIIGIGVAALVGIPIGIMMGWFKKVNRAVDPLIEMVRPIPPLAWIPFAILWFGLTKYAAGFVIFVGAVFPILINTYMGFKNTPRVLVESGKVLGCLKNHDIILRIALPSALPHIATGVRVGMGVGWMCVVAAELFGVSRYGIGWKIWHWNDLHHMDLVLTYMLILGFIALTIDRVFRFIVQNWWLKWQEGVIV
- a CDS encoding YkgJ family cysteine cluster protein codes for the protein MKKKLAVAEEIIESDLADQLKSIGFECISCGECCRSFSGDNRVIVFPGEVRKIIKTNKLNWNDICKPSIPLFIDDIGILHAFEWELNRHESGDCVFLNDNYTCKIYDQRPWICRTYPFYLVFENGDPNPMVSDCQGFGGSINGNEALELAMLLKKRLVEEIREEVQVLINLENYDNWNLIRDYSQLGIKKKSRIAVHDSAGIHIC
- a CDS encoding molybdopterin synthase is translated as MKIISITGYKKSGKTTLVERLVEVLEKRGAVGTVKHLHDYELNSDNTDTRRHVDAGASIVIGVTPSGSAKYTSSTSLDNALGELANSGMDYALVEGFKDSSLPKIVIGDLEVINTLIKFKDHDDLTEDDIINIIDIIESQPDYQTLDSLIFKVKQNPLIYKAGAIGSFTGIVRQKTEDVETKGLDFESYEGAAFDRIKKIEQDLIAIDGIIDVIIHHKTGWIEPGEDIVYIVVAASHRQQLFPALSDAIERVKAEVPIWKKEHTTTGEFWVDDHP